A genomic segment from Spinacia oleracea cultivar Varoflay chromosome 3, BTI_SOV_V1, whole genome shotgun sequence encodes:
- the LOC110800246 gene encoding cation/H(+) antiporter 24-like, with translation MDHTAVELNGSNVINFHDVTIICQKFCNTRSPDCPRDFSIILFDLSVVLILIHIMRFLMKPLKQPKVIPDVLAGIILGPSGLGHKKNFAKAYTTEITEFIITNIGFIGLMFFVFVMGVKTDLCAATKAGKKHWVIASVGVVIPHFVGYLVISNIINEIDPVLRYSGGCIISVMIITTFPATNSILKDMNLLSSEVGRLSLTTVVMSDIAGISVMILFEAIKLARRNKISMLYFLLTTFGFGGLISFGVPPLMKWINVKNRKGKFAEQNYVIASLIGCLLSGFTADFTGGAMGNGPIWLGLAMPNGPLAGATIVHNVELIVNEVFMPFAYATIGLKTNVFEMLQSWSHLTPIFAFGVISFVTKLLTTIVAAKFMDMSYRDSATTGFMLNLRGQTEYYACLHLYELKYLSTPSFTLMVVMITTMTSISCCIINFLYDPTIPYKINKKRTIQHTMQESELRILACIYDQESLSSLFNFLEFSNPTTKSPFKVYTLNLIELIGRGAPIFIDHTKPNEEYWDDNNEVVHNSIKFYEKAHMECITMNFFTSVTPNRTMYQDICEFALTNKVGFIILPFHKKCIEVGNDFSNANLRPGVQSTNANTLSHAPCSVGIFACKNFSPWGTLTTIGSQRIHRQFAILFLGGPDAREALTLAGRMVEHPDVSLIVVRFLSNEYKGDDILERRMDDGVITSFWVKNERNEKVEYKEVVVSDGSETILAIQSLNHSVPIDLWIVGRNNGINPTLLNGLSEWSDDPYLGLLGDFLVSMDFDTSGSVLVVQQQVLRDQQRSKNCVCL, from the exons ATGGATCATACTGCAGTTGAGCTAAATGGATCCAATGTGATAAACTTTCATGATGTCACGATAATTTGTCAAAAATTTTGCAATACTCGAAGTCCTGATTGTCCTCGTGATTTTAGCATAATCCTATTTGACTTGTCTGTGGTTCTTATTTTAATCCATATTATGCGATTTCTGATGAAGCCTCTCAAACAACCTAAAGTGATCCCCGATGTCCTT GCAGGCATTATCCTAGGACCATCAGGCTTAGGTCATAAAAAGAATTTTGCGAAGGCTTACACTACAGAAATTACGGAATTTATTATAACTAATATCGGATTTATAGGGTTAATGTTTTTCGTATTTGTGATGGGGGTGAAAACAGATTTATGTGCTGCTACCAAGGCTGGAAAAAAGCATTGGGTGATTGCATCAGTTGGGGTGGTGATTCCCCATTTTGTCGGTTACTTAGTAATAAGTAATATTATAAACGAAATAGATCCGGTGCTCCGTTATTCTGGAGGTTGTATTATTTCAGTCATGATTATCACAACTTTTCCAGCTACTAACTCCATTCTGAAAGACATGAACCTTTTAAGTTCCGAAGTTGGACGTCTTTCATTAACAACAGTGGTCATGAGTGACATTGCTGGGATATCTGTTATGATTTTGTTTGAAGCTATAAAGCTAGCAAGGAGAAATAAGATTAGTATGCTATATTTTCTACTAACGACTTTTGGATTTGGTGGATTAATTTCTTTTGGCGTACCACCATTAATGAAATGGATTAACGTAAAAAATCGTAAAGGGAAATTTGCTGAGCAAAACTATGTTATTGCTTCCTTGATTGGATGTTTATTGTCTGGGTTCACAGCTGATTTTACTGGGGGTGCAATGGGAAATGGACCAATTTGGCTTGGACTAGCGATGCCTAATGGGCCTTTAGCAGGGGCAACCATTGTGCATAATGTTGAGCTTATTGTCAATGAAGTTTTTATGCCTTTTGCATATGCTACTATTGGTCTTAAAACGAATGTCTTCGAAATGCTTCAGAGTTGGTCTCACTTAACTCCCATTTTTGCTTTCGGTGTTATTTCCTTTGTAACAAAACTTCTTACGACTATTGTAGCGGCCAAATTTATGGATATGTCGTATAGAGATTCAGCAACTACAGGCTTCATGCTCAACCTTAGAGGTCAAACAGAATATTATGCGTGTCTTCATTTATATGAACTAAAG TACCTGAGCACACCATCTTTCACACTTATGGTGGTTATGATAACTACTATGACAAGCATATCTTGTTGTATAATTAACTTTCTTTATGATCCAACGATTCCATATAAGATCAACAAGAAAAGAACCATACAACACACAATGCAAGAGTCTGAACTTCGAATACTAGCATGTATTTACGATCAAGAAAGTTTATCTAGCCTATTTAATTTCCTAGAATTTTCTAATCCAACTACGAAGAGCCCATTCAAAGTTTATACTCTAAACCTTATCGAACTCATAGGGCGAGGTGCCCCAATTTTCATCGACCATACTAAACCGAATGAAGAGTACTGGGACGATAACAACGAAGTCGTCCATAATTCCATTAAGTTCTACGAAAAGGCTCATATGGAATGCATTACTATGAATTTCTTTACTAGTGTTACCCCTAATAGGACCATGTACCAAGACATCTGCGAGTTTGCTTTGACAAACAAAGTAGGATTTATTATTTTACCCTTCCATAAGAAATGTATTGAAGTTGGAAATGATTTTTCAAATGCCAATCTTAGGCCGGGGGTACAATCTACTAATGCTAACACGTTATCCCATGCACCTTGCTCTGTGGGAATTTTTGCATGCAAGAATTTTTCTCCCTGGGGGACACTCACAACTATAGGAAGTCAACGTATACACCGCCAGTTCGCTATACTCTTCCTTGGTGGGCCCGATGCTCGCGAGGCCCTCACACTGGCAGGACGTATGGTAGAACATCCAGATGTGTCGTTGATTGTTGTTAGGTTCTTGTCAAATGAGTATAAAGGGGATGATATATTAGAAAGGAGGATGGATGATGGGGTGATAACATCATTTTGGGTAAAAAATGAAAGGAATGAAAAAGTTGAGTACAAAGAAGTTGTTGTGAGTGATGGTTCTGAAACAATTTTGGCCATTCAATCATTAAACCATAGTGTTCCAATAGATCTTTGGATTGTAGGAAGAAATAATGGAATTAATCCAACTTTGTTAAATGGTTTATCAGAATGGAGTGATGATCCTTACTTGGGATTATTAGGCGATTTTTTGGTGTCAATGGATTTTGATACATCCGGATCTGTATTGGTTGTGCAACAACAAGTTTTAAGAGATCAACAACGTAGTAAAAATTGTGTTTGTTTGTAG